Within Paenibacillus albicereus, the genomic segment GCTTATCGGCCACATGCAGCGCCTTCTGGAACTGCCAGGCGAACATGGCGGAAGCGCCGATGTACCGCGCCTTGCCTGCCTTGACGACGTCATGCAGAGCCTCCATCGTCTCCTCGATCGGCGTGTCGTAGTCCCAGCGGTGGATCTGGTACAAGTCCACGTAATCCGTTCCGAGCCGGCTCAGGCTCTTGTCGATCTCGCTCAGGATCGCCTTGCGGGAGAGGCCCGCCCCGTTCGGACCTTCGTGCATGCGGAAATGAACCTTCGTCGCGATGACGACCTCATCCCGGTTCGCGTAGTCCCGCAGCGCGCGCCCGAGGTATTCCTCGCTCGTGCCGGCCGAGTAGACGTTCGCCGTATCAAAGAAATTGATGCCGAGCTCCAGCGCCTGACGGATCACTTCCCGGCTCCGCTCCTCGTCCAGCACCCACGGATGCACCCAGCGCGACGCGTCGCCGAAGCCCATGCAGCCCAGGCAAATCCGCGAGACGTCCAATCCGGTCTTCCCCAGCTTGACGTAGTCCATTTTTTTGCAGCGCTCCCTTGGCTTTTATCGTGTCATGCCTAACCAGAGTCTACCGCCTGGAGCCCACTCCAAGTCAAGCCTTGGCGTCTCAAAGCGCTTCGCTTTTTTATTGAAGCGAAAAAAGCCGTCCCGCCGGGGATGGCGGAAACGGCCGCGAAGCATGCGTTAAGCCGTGGATCAGACCGATGCGGGCTGATCCTGGTTCTGATTCAGATACACCGTCTTCCCCGTACGGGCCGACTCGTAGATCGCCTCGAGAATCTCGGTGACGACGAGCGCCTGCTCCGGCAGCACGACCGGGTCTTTGTCCTGCAGGATCGCGTCGATCCAGGCCGCGCACTCGACGTCGATGTCGCGCGCGCTGCTGCCGCTGTAGAACGCGACGCCGCCGGCGTTCAGGTCGATCTCCTTGACGAACAGGCGGCTGTTCTCCTCGCCGTTGATGCGCAGGCCGCCCTTCATGTCGGCTCCGCCCTCCGTGCCGCTGAGCGAGCATTTGGCCTCGTCGATGTCCAGCGTGTTGAGCGCCCAGCTCGCCTCGAGCGTGATCGTCGCGCCGTTCTCCATCTTGATGAAGCCCATCGCGGAGTCCTCGACCGTGAACTTCGCCGGATCCCAAGGTCCCCAGGCGTTGGCGGCGTTCTCCTTGGAGCCGAGCTTGTGGTACACCGAGCCCGTCACGGACACCGGCTTGTAATTGTCCATCATCCACAGCGTCAGGTCGAGCGCATGCGTGCCGATGTCGATGAGCGGTCCTCCGCCTTGCTTCTCCTCGTCGAGGAAGACGCCCCAGGTCGGCACCGCGCGGCGGCGGATCGCGTGGGCGCGGGCATAGTAGATGTCGCCGAGCTCGCCCGCCTCGCACACTTTCTTGAGATGCTGGCTATCGCCGCGGAAGCGGTTGTTGTAGCCGATCGTCAGCTTCTTGCCGGTGCGCTTCGCGGCGTCCAGCATCGCGCGGGCTTCCGCCGCCGTCTTGGCCATCGGCTTTTCGCACATGACATGCTTGCCCGCCTCGAGCGAGGCGATCGAGATCGACGCATGGGAATCGTTCGGCGTGCAGACGTGGATGACGTCGAGGCTTCCGTCCTTCAGCAGCTCGCGGTAGTCGGCATAGACGCCGGCCCCCTCGATGCCGTATTTCTCCGCAGCGTCGCGGGCTTTGTCCACCTCGATATCGCAAAAAGCGGCGAGCACGACGTGCTTGTTCTGGCTGAGCGCAGGCAGATGCTTGCCGTTCGCGATGCCGCCGCAGCCGATGATGCCGATTCGGAGCGTTTGGGTCATGTCGGTGTTCCTCCCGATTGGATAGTCTCGGACTTCGCGTCCCTGCTCCTACTGTAGCACACGGCCTCATGCGCCGGGACTAGCGGAATCGGACATCGGGGGTGCGTAATCGCGACATGTTGGGCACCCTCAAGCTTGCGGCCTGCGGGCGGAGACGAGCATCTGCACGCCGAACCGGTCCGTCACGATGCCGTAGGCAGGGCTGAAATGGACCGGCTGAAGGGGCAGCGCCACCTGCCCGCCGTCCGCCAGCAGGTCGAACAAGATGCGGGCTTGCTCCGCGTCGGACGTCTCGACGCAAAGCGAAACCTTGCTGCCGTGCGACGCCGCCATGCCCGGCTCGACGTCGGCGACGAACAGCGTCGACTCGCCTGCCTGGAGCACCGAATGGGCGACAAGCCGCTGCCGCTCGGCCGGCAATTCCTTGCCGGAGCCGTCCGGAGCCTCCCCGTAGGTCTGCTTGAACACCAGCTTCGCTCCCAGCGCCTTTCCATAAAACTCGATCGCTTCTTCCGCCTGTCCGTCCACATATAGGAACGGGGTCCAGGTCATCGTCATCGAATCCATCTCCCTTCACGTCTCAGCGGCGAATGCGGGATCGATCCGCTGGACTTGAACCCTATCGTACCGGATAATGGTGTCAGATTCTGTCATCATTGGGAAAAAGGAGGAATCCGGCATGAACAAGGCTCAGCGTCTCGTAGAGCTGATGATGACGGTGAACCGCAGGCGCAAATTTACGGCGGGGGAGCTCGCGCAGCAGTTCGGCGTCTCGAAGCGCACGATCTTGAGGGACCTGCAGGAGCTGGGCGAGATCGGCGTGCCCCTCTATTCGGAGGCGGGACCGCATGGCGGCTACCAGGTCGTCCGGGAACGGATGCTGCCGGCGATCGCGTTCACGCTGGAAGAAGCGACGGCCCTCTTTTTCGCAAGCCACGCGCTCCGGCATTATGCCTCCCTTCCGTTCGAGGAAGCGGCCGCTTCCGCCCTCGGCAAGTTCTATCTCTGTCTCCCCGGCGAAGTCCGCGAGCGCATCGATCGGATGAAGGACCGGTTCGACCTCGTCATCCCCGAGCGGCTGGCTGAGGCTCCGCTGCTGCCGCGCCTGCTGGAGGCGGCGGTCGGCCAGGAAACGCTGCTCATCACGTACACGTCCGAGGAACGCGGAACCGAGCGGCTCATCCAACCCGTGGGCATTTATGCCGACCGGGGGTTCTGGTATTGCCCGGCCTATTGCTTCCTGAGGGGCGGATACCGGCTGTTCCGCTGCGATCGGATCCTGTCCGCCGAAGCGGCGGAGCGGCCGGATGACGCGGCGGAACTCCGGGACGTGCATCTGGGCAATTGGGAGGCCAGGAGGCGAACGCCAAAAGCCTCGCTTCTCGTAGAAGCGAGGCTTAGCGAGCAAGGCGTCATCCGCTGCCAGGCGGAGCGGCACCTCGCACCGCTGATTCGGCGGAGCCCGGACGGCGGCGGGCAGCTGCAAGGGCATGTGGCGGCGAGCGAGCTGGACTATATGGCCGGCTTGCTCGCCGGACTTGGCCTGGACGCGAGCGTGCAAGGCCCGCCCGAGCTCATTGGCCTCGTCCGTCGGCGGCTAACGGACTGGCTCGATCATTATGGCGGCATTGAGAAGGGAGCGGAAGATCCGGCCTGACGAGCGGAAAGCAACCTTCCCGACGGGAGGATAAAAGCAATTCGTCTCCTGACGCACGGCCGGCCATGCCGCTGACGGGCCGGTTCAGCGGCGCAGCGCTTCCGGACGGACTGGCCCCGTCAGGAGCATGGGAACCGTCAGCGGCGCCGTCCGAATCAGCCGAGCGACCGGACCGCGGGACGCTCCGGCAGCGGCAGCTCCAGCGTCATCCTGGCCCCGCCGGCAGAGGAGCGCTCCGCGCGCAGCGAGCCGCCATGCGCCTCGGCGAGCTGGCGCGCGATCGCGAGGCCGAGGCCGCTGCCCGAGCCTGCGCCCTGCGGGAACGCGAACGGACTCGCGGGCTGCCTCGCGCGATAGAAGCGCTCGAACACATGCGGCAGGTCCTCCTCGGGAATGCCGCAGCCTTCATCCTCGACGATCAGCGCGAGCATGCGCTTGCCGCGGGCAGCCCGCAGCACGACGCCGCCGCCGGGCGGCGTATGCTTGACCGCATTGTCGAGCAGATTGTGCAGGATCTGCCCGACTCGCACCGCATCCGCTATGATCGTCCAGCCCTCCGGGACGGGCTCCAGCCGCAGCTGAATGCCGGCTGCCGCGCAGCGGGCCTCGAAGCCGGCCGCGGCTTCTGCAAGCAGACGGCCAGCGGCATGAAGCGACGGTTCCAGACGGAACTCCGGCCGTCCGTAATCATTCAGCTTCTCCAGCTCTTCGACCAGACGGCTCAAGCGCCGCACTTCCGCGCAGCTGGCGGCCAGCCGCTCCGGCGTCGCCTCCCAGACGCCGTCCTCCATCGCGCGGAGGGCGGCGCCGAGCGTGGCGAGCGGCGTGCGCAGCTCATGCGCGATGTTCTCGCTCATGCGGCGCCGCAGCTGCTCCTGCTGCTGCAGCCGGGCGGCCAGACCGTTCATCGAAGCGGCCAGCTCCGCCAGCTCGGCCGGTCCTTCCGCATGGACGCGCGCGGAATATGCGCCCCGCTCCATGTCGGCGGCGGCCTCCTTCATCCGCACGAGCGGACGCGCCAGCCTTCCCGCGGCGAAATACGCGATCCCGGCGGCGATCAGCACCGAGCCGAGCAGCGTCCAAAGGACCGACTCGGCGATCGCCCGCTCCAGATGGCCGCTCAGCGACGGCTCCGCCGCATGAGGCGCAAGCTGCATCTCCCGCTCGTACATGCCCACATGCACATGCAGCCCGGCCAGCACCGTGCCTGCGAACAGCAGCAGCACGAGCGCCGCGAAGGCGAGCAGCAGCAGCGTCAGCCGGCCATGCAGGCCGTCTTGGCGGAACAGCCGCGAGCGGCTCCGCCCTCCCTTCTTCCCGCCGGCTTCCCGGCCGCCGGTCACGGCGCACCTCCGAAGCGATAGCCGCGGCCGTATACCGTCTCGATGAACGGCGGCTCGCCCGCCGGCAGCTCCAGCTTCTGGCGGATATTCTTGACATGCTGGTCGATCGTGCGGGCGTCTCCCTCGTAATTCGGCCCGAGCGCAAGCTCCGCCAGCTCCTCGCGGGCGTACACGCGCGACGGACGCCGGGCAAGCGTCTGCAGCAGCCGCTGCTCCGCCGGCGTCAACGCTACCGTCCTTCCGGCGCATCGCGCCTCGCCCGACACCGTATCGAGCTCCAGCAGCCCGCCTCGGAAGCTGAGCCGCTCCGCCAGCAGCGCTCCCGGATCGGCTCGCCTCAGAATCGCGCGGATGCGGGCGACGATCTCAAGCGGATCGAACGGCTTGAGGACATAGTCGTCCGCGCCGAGAGCCAGTCCCTGCAGCCGGCTTTCGCGCGAAGACTTGGCCGTCAGCATCAGCACGGGCACCGGACTGAAGCGGCGGATGTCCCGGCATACGTCCTCGCCGCTGCCGTCCGGCAGCATCAAATCGAGCACGACGAGATCGATCTGCCCCTCGCGGACATGACGAAGAGCCTCCGCGCCGCTCGCGGCCTCGGAGGTCTCGTATCCTTCGCGCCGCAGATAGGAGGCTAGCGCCTCCCGGATGAGCGGCTCATCATCGACGATCAGGACCGTCGCCATCAAACGACGTCGTAGCCCTGCTCCTCGATCGCTTCCTTGATGGATTGGAGCGAGAGCTTCGCCTCGTCATATTCGACCGTCACCTTGCCCGCGGACAGATCGACCTTGGCCGCGCCGCCGGCTTCCTTGACCGCGGACTCGACCGAATTCACGCAATGGCCGCACGACATGCCTTTCACTTGCAGCGTTTCCGTTTTCATGAACAGCATCTCCTTCATGCTCGATTCCGAGCGGATAGTGGGTGTTTTCTTCTCCCCCAATATACCCCATGGGGGTATATATGTCAATGATAGCGAACGCCCTTATGCCAGACAGGCCTCTTCCATTTCCAGTCATAATGAGGCCGATTTTACATAACCTACATCGTCAGGGAAGATACAATCAGAAAAAGGAGTGAAATGATGAAAAAACGTATGGTTTATTCCATGGTTCTGCTCTTCTCCATCTTTCTTATGGGCATTACCATCAGCAGCTCGGCCGCTCCATCGACGTATGTCCACGGCATTTTTTCGCAAAAGCCCTTGTATGTCCTGGATGGAACGACAGGAAATATGCTTACTGCAACAAGCGGCAATGCGATTGCAAGCTGGACGGAAAACCCGCTGGCATCGGGAAACCAGGCTTTTTTCAACGCGATATCCGAGGTCGGGCCGGACCGGTTCGAGTTCCGCCTTGTCAGTCTTGGTTCGACCACAGCGGATCAGATCTTTGGCAAATTTGATATTTACAAGAATAATGTGAAGGTCGCCTCCGCCATTCCCGGCACGGTATACGGCTTGAGCCAGCCGGTCGGCAGCTATTTCAAGTTTTACAGCAGCACCAACACCTGGCACGTATCCGGCTACATTACGGACCGTCTCGATTACTGACATCCGGCTGGATCGACCCGCACCGGAAGCAGCGTTCTCTCCTCCCCGTTTGAAACAGGACATCCTCGAGGATGTCCTGTTTCTTTGTTGTAGATGATTTTAATAGCAGCCTATTCACAATAGTTGTGCGACCTACCCTGCTCAAGGCCAAGATGAGGCTTCAGCGGAGCAAGGCGCTGCTTTTTTTTGCCCAAGACGCTCCGCTGCCCGAGCGCGCCAGTCCCTAGGCTCCGGATGTTTAGCCAATCATTGTGCAGAACTTATCAGTATCCTATTTACAATAGTGTGCGACATACACTATAATCATTTCCAGGAGCTGATGATATGGCAGATGGGAATGAAACGGTAGCGGGCCTGCTCAGCGAGCTGCGCCGAGGCACGGTCGTCATGGGCGTGCTCAGCCAGCTGGCCGAGCCGCAGTATGGCTACTCGCTGGTGTCGTTATTGGAGGAAAAGGGAATCGCGGTCGAGCCGGGCACCTTGTACCCGCTGCTGCGAAGGCTCGAGAAGCAGGAGCTGCTGGAGAGCCGCTGGGATACGAACGAATCCCGCCCTCGCAAGTACTACCTGCTCAGCGAGCTCGGGAAGCAAGTATTCGCGGAGCTGAAGCAGGAGTGGCGTAAGCTGGTAGCCAGCATGCAAGACATGATGAATGAATCCGAAGGGGGAGATCGGCATGGAGATCGTTGATCGTTATATTCATGCGGTGACGGTGCGTCTGCCTGAGGCGCAAAGAAAGGACATCAAGCGGGAACTGCAAAGCTTGATCGAAGACATGCTGGAGGAGCGCAGGCCGGATGGACCGCCGACCGGCGAAGACGCGGAGAGCGTGCTGCTGGAGCTGGGCCATCCGAGCGAGCTGGCCGCGAAGTATCGCGGGTACGAGCGTTATTTGATCGGACCGGCGCTGATCGATGCCTACTGGACGACGCTCAAGATCGTGATGGCCGCGATCGCCCTCGGCTTGGCCGCTTCCCTGGCTATCGAGTCGTTCCAGTCTGATTCCGGCACGCTGGACAGCGCCCTGTCCTTCCTCGCCTCGCTCGTCTCGAGCATAGCTCAAGGCTTTCTCTGGGTCACCTTGATCTTCGTCTGCATCGAGCGCAGCCAACGGAGCAGAACGGCCGGGAGCGGGACCGCGAAGAAGGCATGGAAGCCTTCCGAGCTGCCGACCATTCCTGAGGCTGACCAGAAGTTCAAGAAGAGCGGACCGGTGTTCGGCATCTTCTTTACCGTCGCCGCCATCATGTTCGCCCTCTTCTCGCCCGATCTGATCGGCGCATGGAGAATCCACG encodes:
- a CDS encoding HAMP domain-containing sensor histidine kinase — its product is MTGGREAGGKKGGRSRSRLFRQDGLHGRLTLLLLAFAALVLLLFAGTVLAGLHVHVGMYEREMQLAPHAAEPSLSGHLERAIAESVLWTLLGSVLIAAGIAYFAAGRLARPLVRMKEAAADMERGAYSARVHAEGPAELAELAASMNGLAARLQQQEQLRRRMSENIAHELRTPLATLGAALRAMEDGVWEATPERLAASCAEVRRLSRLVEELEKLNDYGRPEFRLEPSLHAAGRLLAEAAAGFEARCAAAGIQLRLEPVPEGWTIIADAVRVGQILHNLLDNAVKHTPPGGGVVLRAARGKRMLALIVEDEGCGIPEEDLPHVFERFYRARQPASPFAFPQGAGSGSGLGLAIARQLAEAHGGSLRAERSSAGGARMTLELPLPERPAVRSLG
- a CDS encoding aldo/keto reductase — its product is MDYVKLGKTGLDVSRICLGCMGFGDASRWVHPWVLDEERSREVIRQALELGINFFDTANVYSAGTSEEYLGRALRDYANRDEVVIATKVHFRMHEGPNGAGLSRKAILSEIDKSLSRLGTDYVDLYQIHRWDYDTPIEETMEALHDVVKAGKARYIGASAMFAWQFQKALHVADKRGWTKFVTMQNHYNLIYREEEREMLPLCREEGIGVIPYSPLAGGRLTRDWSETTHRSETDQVQKSKYDRMADADRLIVERLAAIAEQRGVPRAQVALAWLLQQSPVSAPIVGATKAAHLEAAMAALSVQLTPQEAAALEEPYVPHPVVGPQ
- a CDS encoding response regulator transcription factor, whose translation is MATVLIVDDEPLIREALASYLRREGYETSEAASGAEALRHVREGQIDLVVLDLMLPDGSGEDVCRDIRRFSPVPVLMLTAKSSRESRLQGLALGADDYVLKPFDPLEIVARIRAILRRADPGALLAERLSFRGGLLELDTVSGEARCAGRTVALTPAEQRLLQTLARRPSRVYAREELAELALGPNYEGDARTIDQHVKNIRQKLELPAGEPPFIETVYGRGYRFGGAP
- a CDS encoding VOC family protein → MTMTWTPFLYVDGQAEEAIEFYGKALGAKLVFKQTYGEAPDGSGKELPAERQRLVAHSVLQAGESTLFVADVEPGMAASHGSKVSLCVETSDAEQARILFDLLADGGQVALPLQPVHFSPAYGIVTDRFGVQMLVSARRPQA
- a CDS encoding Gfo/Idh/MocA family protein, which codes for MTQTLRIGIIGCGGIANGKHLPALSQNKHVVLAAFCDIEVDKARDAAEKYGIEGAGVYADYRELLKDGSLDVIHVCTPNDSHASISIASLEAGKHVMCEKPMAKTAAEARAMLDAAKRTGKKLTIGYNNRFRGDSQHLKKVCEAGELGDIYYARAHAIRRRAVPTWGVFLDEEKQGGGPLIDIGTHALDLTLWMMDNYKPVSVTGSVYHKLGSKENAANAWGPWDPAKFTVEDSAMGFIKMENGATITLEASWALNTLDIDEAKCSLSGTEGGADMKGGLRINGEENSRLFVKEIDLNAGGVAFYSGSSARDIDVECAAWIDAILQDKDPVVLPEQALVVTEILEAIYESARTGKTVYLNQNQDQPASV
- a CDS encoding HAAS signaling domain-containing protein; this encodes MEIVDRYIHAVTVRLPEAQRKDIKRELQSLIEDMLEERRPDGPPTGEDAESVLLELGHPSELAAKYRGYERYLIGPALIDAYWTTLKIVMAAIALGLAASLAIESFQSDSGTLDSALSFLASLVSSIAQGFLWVTLIFVCIERSQRSRTAGSGTAKKAWKPSELPTIPEADQKFKKSGPVFGIFFTVAAIMFALFSPDLIGAWRIHDGTATSVPFFDRDVLGHYAPLLCGLAAIAILKDSVRLIAQRRSGRLLGFHIAMTILITTLACLMLADDALWNPTFIQDLAAASPLPSDGEGFNTMVSVWPRLNGLLVNVLLVYALVDIVLEFMAWYRSKTPVSPKLKQKPLL
- a CDS encoding PadR family transcriptional regulator, with translation MADGNETVAGLLSELRRGTVVMGVLSQLAEPQYGYSLVSLLEEKGIAVEPGTLYPLLRRLEKQELLESRWDTNESRPRKYYLLSELGKQVFAELKQEWRKLVASMQDMMNESEGGDRHGDR
- a CDS encoding helix-turn-helix transcriptional regulator, which encodes MNKAQRLVELMMTVNRRRKFTAGELAQQFGVSKRTILRDLQELGEIGVPLYSEAGPHGGYQVVRERMLPAIAFTLEEATALFFASHALRHYASLPFEEAAASALGKFYLCLPGEVRERIDRMKDRFDLVIPERLAEAPLLPRLLEAAVGQETLLITYTSEERGTERLIQPVGIYADRGFWYCPAYCFLRGGYRLFRCDRILSAEAAERPDDAAELRDVHLGNWEARRRTPKASLLVEARLSEQGVIRCQAERHLAPLIRRSPDGGGQLQGHVAASELDYMAGLLAGLGLDASVQGPPELIGLVRRRLTDWLDHYGGIEKGAEDPA
- the copZ gene encoding copper chaperone CopZ; amino-acid sequence: MKTETLQVKGMSCGHCVNSVESAVKEAGGAAKVDLSAGKVTVEYDEAKLSLQSIKEAIEEQGYDVV